From a region of the Tursiops truncatus isolate mTurTru1 chromosome 2, mTurTru1.mat.Y, whole genome shotgun sequence genome:
- the INF2 gene encoding inverted formin-2 isoform X9, with translation MRSQESVRGSRWQGPESMGRGSRKVLRIWFSKMSVKEGAQRKWAALKEKLGPQDSDPTEANLESAEPELCIRLLQVPSVVNYSGLRKRLESSDGGWMVQFLEQSGLDLLLEALARLSGRGVARIADALLQLTCISCVRAVMNSQEGIQYILSNQAYVRQLSQALDTSNVMVKKQVLELLAALCVYSPEGHALTLDALDHYKTVCSQQYRFSVIMNELSDSDNVPYVATLLSVVNAIILGPEDVRARAQLRSEFIGLQLLDVLMRLRDLEDEDLLIQLEAFREAKAEDEEELLRVFGGVDVSSHQEVFASLFHKVSCSPVSAHLLSVLQGLLHLEPTLRSSQLLWEALESLVNRAVLLASDTQECTLEEMVERLLSIKGRPRPHSLDKAHKGVQVNLSQSRRGSSPQNTGAPTVGVGDQQPAAALAGLHVASVQGESGRTAPQPTAPEQLEPTPPPAAPPLPGTATCPPPPPPPPPPPPPLPSLGAAFPSPPPPPLPGPSGTIPPPPPPPGLGCPPPPPPLPGTSGPPAAGGMEEITVAHSLGSAWVPSHRRVQPPTLRMKKLNWQKLPSSVARERSSMWASLSSPDTEMVEPDFSTIERLFSFPVAKPKEQAVAPARKEPKEITFLDSKKSLNLNIFLKQFRCSNEEVTAMIRAGDTTKFDVEVLKQLRKLLPEKHEVEHLRSFTEDRARLASADQFYLLLLDIPCYQLRVECMLLCEGTAVVLDMVRPKAQLLLAACEGLLASHRLPVFCLLILKIGNFLNYGSHTGDADGFKMSALLKLTETKAQQGRVTLLHHVLEEVEESHPDLLQLPQDLEPPSRAAGINLEIIQSECSSNLKKLLEMERKVSSSIPEVQEQYSQRLQAGITASQEVEEVFQAIRQKQLELATYLCEDAQQLSLEDTLSTMKAFRDLFIRALKENRDRKERAARAERRKQLAEEDEARGLRGEGGKPVRQGGGKQEEVCVIDALLADIRKGFQLRKTARGRGDTAADPPRNKAPGEPTPLPCCPEIRASSPPQCFRVCLLQEGSPAGVTATRPAPRPAEESGQWAL, from the exons ATGAGAAGCCAGGAGAGTGTGAGGGGCAGCCGGTGGCAAGGCCCAGAATCGATGGGCCGAGGCAGCCGGAAGGTCCTGAGAATCTGG TTCAGCAAGATGTCGGTGAAGGAGGGCGCGCAGCGCAAGTGGGCAGCGCTGAAGGAGAAGCTGGGGCCTCAGGACTCGGACCCCACGGAGGCCAACCTGGAGAGCGCTGAGCCCGAGCTGTGCATCCGGCTGCTGCAGGTGCCCTCCGTGGTCAACTACTCGGGGCTTCGCAAGCGGCTGGAGAGCAGCGACGGGGGCTGGATGGTGCAGTTCCTGGAGCAGAGCGGCCTGGACCTCCTGCTCGAGGCCCTGGCGCGCCTGTCGGGCCGCGGTGTGGCCCGCATCGCCGACGCCCTGCTGCAGCTCACCTGCATCAGCTGCGTGCGCGCCGTCATGAACTCCCAGGAGGGCATCCAGTACATCCTCAGCAACCAGGCCTACGTGCGCCAGCTCTCCCAGG CTCTGGACACGTCCAACGTGATGGTCAAGAAGCAGGTGCTGGAGCTGCTGGCGGCCCTGTGCGTCTACTCGCCCGAGGGCCACGCCCTGACCCTGGACGCCCTGGACCATTACAAG ACGGTGTGCAGTCAGCAGTACCGCTTCAGCGTCATCATGAACGAGCTCTCGGACAGCGACAACGTGCCCTACGTGGCCACCCTGCTCAGCGTGGTCAACGCCATCATCCTGGGCCCCGAGGACGTCCGTGCCCGCGCCCAGCTGCGCAGCGAGTTCATCG GGCTGCAGCTGCTGGACGTTCTGATGCGGCTGCG AGACCTGGAGGACGAGGACCTGCTCATCCAGCTGGAGGCCTTCAGGGAGGCCAAGGCCGAGGACGAAGAGGAGCTGCTGCGGGTCTTCGGGGGCGTCGACGTCAGCAGCCACCAGGAGGTCTTCGCCTCCCTCTTCCACAAG GTGAGCTGCTCCCCGGTGTCCGCCCACCTGCTGTCTGTGCTGCAGGGCCTCCTGCATCTGGAGCCCACCCTCCGCTCCAGCCAGCTGCTCTGGGAGGCCCTGGAGAGCCTGGTGAACCGAGCCGTGCTCCTGGCCAGTGACA cccaggagTGCACCCTGGAGGAGATGGTCGAGCGGCTCCTGTCCATCAAGGGGCGGCCCCGCCCTCACTCCCTGGACAAGGCCCACAAGGGTGTCCAGGTCAACCTCAGCCAGAGTCGAAGGGGCAGCTCCCCCCAAAACACCGGTGCCCCGACAGTGGGTGTCGGGGACCAGCAGCCAGCGGCAGCCCTCGCCGGCCTGCACGTTGCCAGCGTCCAGGGCGAGAGTGGCAGGACGGCGCCACAGCCCACAGCCCCGGAGCAGCTGgagcccaccccgcccccagctgcACCCCCCCTCCCTGGCACCGCAACctgtcccccgcccccgccccccccacctcctccacccccgcccctgccgAGCCTGGGGGCCGCgtttccctcacccccacctcccccactgcCTGGCCCTAGTGGGACCATACCCCCCCCGCCTCCACCCCCAGGCCTGGGgtgcccacccccgcccccgcccctgccgGGCACCTCCGGGCCCCCTGCAGCGGGCGGCATGGAGGAGATCACCGTGGCACACAGCCTGGGCTCCGCCTGGGTCCCCAGCCACCGGCGGGTGCAGCCCCCCACCCTGCGCATGAAGAAGCTGAATTGGCAGAAGCTGCCGTCCAGCGTGGCCCGAG AGCGCAGCTCTATGTGGGCGTCACTGAGCAGCCCGGACACTGAGATGGTGGAGCCTGACTTCTCCACCATCGAGCGGCTCTTCTCCTTCCCCGTGGCCAAGCCCAAGGAACAAGCAGTGGCCCCAGCCAGGAAGGAGCCCAAGGAG ATCACTTTTCTGGACTCCAAGAAGAGCCTGAACCTCAACATCTTCCTGAAGCAGTTTAGATG CTCCAACGAGGAGGTCACCGCTATGATCCGGGCTGGGGACACCACCAAGTTTGACGTGGAGGTTCTCAAGCAGCTCCGCAAGCTCCTTCCCGAGAAGCACGAG GTTGAACACCTGCGCTCCTTCACAGAGGATCGAGCCAGGCTGGCCAGCGCCGACCAGTTCTACCTACTCCTGCTGGACATCCCCTG CTACCAGCTCCGGGTCGAGTGCATGCTGCTGTGCGAGGGCACGGCCGTCGTGCTGGACATGGTGCGGCCCAAGGCCCAGCTACTGCTCGCCGCCTGCGAGG GCCTGCTCGCCAGCCACCGGCTGCCCGTCTTCTGCCTGCTGATCCTGAAAATCGGGAACTTCCTCAACTAC GGCAGCCACACCGGGGACGCGGACGGCTTCAAGATGAGCGCGCTGCTGAAACTCACAGAGACCAAGGCCCAGCAGGGCCGCGTCACGCTGCTGCACCACGTGCTGGAG GAGGTGGAGGAAAGCCACCCAGACCTCCTGCAGCTGCCCCAGGACCTGGAGCCGCCCTCCCGAGCGGCAGG GATAAACCTTGAGATCATCCAGTCGGAGTGCAGCAGTAACCTGAAGAAGCTTCTGGAGATGGAACGGAAGGTGTCTTCCTCCATCCCGGAGGTTCAGGAGCAGTACTCCCAACGCCTCCAG GCCGGCATCACGGCCTcccaggaggtggaggaggtgtTCCAGGCCATCAGGCAGAAGCAGCTGGAGCTGGCCACCTACCTGTGTGAGGATGCCCAGCAGCTGTCCCTGGAGGACACGCTCAGCACCATGAAGGCCTTCCGGGACCTCTTCATCCGCGCCCTGAAG GAGAACAGGGACCGGAAGGAGCGGGCGGCCAGGGCTGAGAGGAGGAAGCAGCTGGCGGAGGAAGACGAGGCCCGCGGGCTGCGGGGTGAGGGCGGGAAGCCTG TCAGGCAGGGAGGCGGGAAGCAGGAGGAGGTGTGTGTCATCGACGCCTTGCTGGCTGACATCAGGAAGGGCTTCCAGCTGCGCAAGACGGCCCGTGGCCGAGGGGACACGGCCGCAGACCCCCCGAGGAACAAGGCACCTG GAGAGCCCACTCCTCTCCCCTGCTGCCCTGAGATAAGGGCCAGCTCACCCCCACAATGCTTCCGCGTGTGTCTGCTGCAAGAGGGCTCCCCGGCTGGTGTGACGGCCACCCGTCCAGCCCCCAGGCCGGCAGAGGAGTCGGGCCAATGGGCCCTCTGA
- the INF2 gene encoding inverted formin-2 isoform X8 has product MRSQESVRGSRWQGPESMGRGSRKVLRIWFSKMSVKEGAQRKWAALKEKLGPQDSDPTEANLESAEPELCIRLLQVPSVVNYSGLRKRLESSDGGWMVQFLEQSGLDLLLEALARLSGRGVARIADALLQLTCISCVRAVMNSQEGIQYILSNQAYVRQLSQALDTSNVMVKKQVLELLAALCVYSPEGHALTLDALDHYKTVCSQQYRFSVIMNELSDSDNVPYVATLLSVVNAIILGPEDVRARAQLRSEFIGLQLLDVLMRLRDLEDEDLLIQLEAFREAKAEDEEELLRVFGGVDVSSHQEVFASLFHKVSCSPVSAHLLSVLQGLLHLEPTLRSSQLLWEALESLVNRAVLLASDTQECTLEEMVERLLSIKGRPRPHSLDKAHKGVQVNLSQSRRGSSPQNTGAPTVGVGDQQPAAALAGLHVASVQGESGRTAPQPTAPEQLEPTPPPAAPPLPGTATCPPPPPPPPPPPPPLPSLGAAFPSPPPPPLPGPSGTIPPPPPPPGLGCPPPPPPLPGTSGPPAAGGMEEITVAHSLGSAWVPSHRRVQPPTLRMKKLNWQKLPSSVARERSSMWASLSSPDTEMVEPDFSTIERLFSFPVAKPKEQAVAPARKEPKEITFLDSKKSLNLNIFLKQFRCSNEEVTAMIRAGDTTKFDVEVLKQLRKLLPEKHEVEHLRSFTEDRARLASADQFYLLLLDIPCYQLRVECMLLCEGTAVVLDMVRPKAQLLLAACEGLLASHRLPVFCLLILKIGNFLNYGSHTGDADGFKMSALLKLTETKAQQGRVTLLHHVLEEVEESHPDLLQLPQDLEPPSRAAGINLEIIQSECSSNLKKLLEMERKVSSSIPEVQEQYSQRLQAGITASQEVEEVFQAIRQKQLELATYLCEDAQQLSLEDTLSTMKAFRDLFIRALKSGREAGSRRRCVSSTPCWLTSGRASSCARRPVAEGTRPQTPRGTRHLQPPGILWEAPASPRRSLVSTPQWPRSPAAGVSLMPPPAAPSPLETHQRRVVLGPWRGVLPGTWMPVMSWPPTTLWAPSPHWCWEALRP; this is encoded by the exons ATGAGAAGCCAGGAGAGTGTGAGGGGCAGCCGGTGGCAAGGCCCAGAATCGATGGGCCGAGGCAGCCGGAAGGTCCTGAGAATCTGG TTCAGCAAGATGTCGGTGAAGGAGGGCGCGCAGCGCAAGTGGGCAGCGCTGAAGGAGAAGCTGGGGCCTCAGGACTCGGACCCCACGGAGGCCAACCTGGAGAGCGCTGAGCCCGAGCTGTGCATCCGGCTGCTGCAGGTGCCCTCCGTGGTCAACTACTCGGGGCTTCGCAAGCGGCTGGAGAGCAGCGACGGGGGCTGGATGGTGCAGTTCCTGGAGCAGAGCGGCCTGGACCTCCTGCTCGAGGCCCTGGCGCGCCTGTCGGGCCGCGGTGTGGCCCGCATCGCCGACGCCCTGCTGCAGCTCACCTGCATCAGCTGCGTGCGCGCCGTCATGAACTCCCAGGAGGGCATCCAGTACATCCTCAGCAACCAGGCCTACGTGCGCCAGCTCTCCCAGG CTCTGGACACGTCCAACGTGATGGTCAAGAAGCAGGTGCTGGAGCTGCTGGCGGCCCTGTGCGTCTACTCGCCCGAGGGCCACGCCCTGACCCTGGACGCCCTGGACCATTACAAG ACGGTGTGCAGTCAGCAGTACCGCTTCAGCGTCATCATGAACGAGCTCTCGGACAGCGACAACGTGCCCTACGTGGCCACCCTGCTCAGCGTGGTCAACGCCATCATCCTGGGCCCCGAGGACGTCCGTGCCCGCGCCCAGCTGCGCAGCGAGTTCATCG GGCTGCAGCTGCTGGACGTTCTGATGCGGCTGCG AGACCTGGAGGACGAGGACCTGCTCATCCAGCTGGAGGCCTTCAGGGAGGCCAAGGCCGAGGACGAAGAGGAGCTGCTGCGGGTCTTCGGGGGCGTCGACGTCAGCAGCCACCAGGAGGTCTTCGCCTCCCTCTTCCACAAG GTGAGCTGCTCCCCGGTGTCCGCCCACCTGCTGTCTGTGCTGCAGGGCCTCCTGCATCTGGAGCCCACCCTCCGCTCCAGCCAGCTGCTCTGGGAGGCCCTGGAGAGCCTGGTGAACCGAGCCGTGCTCCTGGCCAGTGACA cccaggagTGCACCCTGGAGGAGATGGTCGAGCGGCTCCTGTCCATCAAGGGGCGGCCCCGCCCTCACTCCCTGGACAAGGCCCACAAGGGTGTCCAGGTCAACCTCAGCCAGAGTCGAAGGGGCAGCTCCCCCCAAAACACCGGTGCCCCGACAGTGGGTGTCGGGGACCAGCAGCCAGCGGCAGCCCTCGCCGGCCTGCACGTTGCCAGCGTCCAGGGCGAGAGTGGCAGGACGGCGCCACAGCCCACAGCCCCGGAGCAGCTGgagcccaccccgcccccagctgcACCCCCCCTCCCTGGCACCGCAACctgtcccccgcccccgccccccccacctcctccacccccgcccctgccgAGCCTGGGGGCCGCgtttccctcacccccacctcccccactgcCTGGCCCTAGTGGGACCATACCCCCCCCGCCTCCACCCCCAGGCCTGGGgtgcccacccccgcccccgcccctgccgGGCACCTCCGGGCCCCCTGCAGCGGGCGGCATGGAGGAGATCACCGTGGCACACAGCCTGGGCTCCGCCTGGGTCCCCAGCCACCGGCGGGTGCAGCCCCCCACCCTGCGCATGAAGAAGCTGAATTGGCAGAAGCTGCCGTCCAGCGTGGCCCGAG AGCGCAGCTCTATGTGGGCGTCACTGAGCAGCCCGGACACTGAGATGGTGGAGCCTGACTTCTCCACCATCGAGCGGCTCTTCTCCTTCCCCGTGGCCAAGCCCAAGGAACAAGCAGTGGCCCCAGCCAGGAAGGAGCCCAAGGAG ATCACTTTTCTGGACTCCAAGAAGAGCCTGAACCTCAACATCTTCCTGAAGCAGTTTAGATG CTCCAACGAGGAGGTCACCGCTATGATCCGGGCTGGGGACACCACCAAGTTTGACGTGGAGGTTCTCAAGCAGCTCCGCAAGCTCCTTCCCGAGAAGCACGAG GTTGAACACCTGCGCTCCTTCACAGAGGATCGAGCCAGGCTGGCCAGCGCCGACCAGTTCTACCTACTCCTGCTGGACATCCCCTG CTACCAGCTCCGGGTCGAGTGCATGCTGCTGTGCGAGGGCACGGCCGTCGTGCTGGACATGGTGCGGCCCAAGGCCCAGCTACTGCTCGCCGCCTGCGAGG GCCTGCTCGCCAGCCACCGGCTGCCCGTCTTCTGCCTGCTGATCCTGAAAATCGGGAACTTCCTCAACTAC GGCAGCCACACCGGGGACGCGGACGGCTTCAAGATGAGCGCGCTGCTGAAACTCACAGAGACCAAGGCCCAGCAGGGCCGCGTCACGCTGCTGCACCACGTGCTGGAG GAGGTGGAGGAAAGCCACCCAGACCTCCTGCAGCTGCCCCAGGACCTGGAGCCGCCCTCCCGAGCGGCAGG GATAAACCTTGAGATCATCCAGTCGGAGTGCAGCAGTAACCTGAAGAAGCTTCTGGAGATGGAACGGAAGGTGTCTTCCTCCATCCCGGAGGTTCAGGAGCAGTACTCCCAACGCCTCCAG GCCGGCATCACGGCCTcccaggaggtggaggaggtgtTCCAGGCCATCAGGCAGAAGCAGCTGGAGCTGGCCACCTACCTGTGTGAGGATGCCCAGCAGCTGTCCCTGGAGGACACGCTCAGCACCATGAAGGCCTTCCGGGACCTCTTCATCCGCGCCCTGAAG TCAGGCAGGGAGGCGGGAAGCAGGAGGAGGTGTGTGTCATCGACGCCTTGCTGGCTGACATCAGGAAGGGCTTCCAGCTGCGCAAGACGGCCCGTGGCCGAGGGGACACGGCCGCAGACCCCCCGAGGAACAAGGCACCTG CAGCCACCAGGGATCCTGTGGGAGGCACCAGCCTCCCCACGTCGGAGCCTGGTCTCGACGCCGCAGTGGCCAAGGAGCCCCGCGGCTGGGGTCTCGCTGATGCCgcccccagcagcccccagcccacTGGAGACTCATCAGAGAAGGGTGGTCCTGGGCCCCTGGAGAGGCGTTCTTCCTGGTACATGGATGCCAGTGATGTCCTGGCCACCGACGACCCTCTGGGCCCCCAGCCCTCATTGGTGCTGGGAGGCACTCAGGCCCTGA
- the INF2 gene encoding inverted formin-2 isoform X7, which yields MRSQESVRGSRWQGPESMGRGSRKVLRIWFSKMSVKEGAQRKWAALKEKLGPQDSDPTEANLESAEPELCIRLLQVPSVVNYSGLRKRLESSDGGWMVQFLEQSGLDLLLEALARLSGRGVARIADALLQLTCISCVRAVMNSQEGIQYILSNQAYVRQLSQALDTSNVMVKKQVLELLAALCVYSPEGHALTLDALDHYKTVCSQQYRFSVIMNELSDSDNVPYVATLLSVVNAIILGPEDVRARAQLRSEFIGLQLLDVLMRLRDLEDEDLLIQLEAFREAKAEDEEELLRVFGGVDVSSHQEVFASLFHKVSCSPVSAHLLSVLQGLLHLEPTLRSSQLLWEALESLVNRAVLLASDTQECTLEEMVERLLSIKGRPRPHSLDKAHKGVQVNLSQSRRGSSPQNTGAPTVGVGDQQPAAALAGLHVASVQGESGRTAPQPTAPEQLEPTPPPAAPPLPGTATCPPPPPPPPPPPPPLPSLGAAFPSPPPPPLPGPSGTIPPPPPPPGLGCPPPPPPLPGTSGPPAAGGMEEITVAHSLGSAWVPSHRRVQPPTLRMKKLNWQKLPSSVARERSSMWASLSSPDTEMVEPDFSTIERLFSFPVAKPKEQAVAPARKEPKEITFLDSKKSLNLNIFLKQFRCSNEEVTAMIRAGDTTKFDVEVLKQLRKLLPEKHEVEHLRSFTEDRARLASADQFYLLLLDIPCYQLRVECMLLCEGTAVVLDMVRPKAQLLLAACEGLLASHRLPVFCLLILKIGNFLNYGSHTGDADGFKMSALLKLTETKAQQGRVTLLHHVLEEVEESHPDLLQLPQDLEPPSRAAGINLEIIQSECSSNLKKLLEMERKVSSSIPEVQEQYSQRLQAGITASQEVEEVFQAIRQKQLELATYLCEDAQQLSLEDTLSTMKAFRDLFIRALKENRDRKERAARAERRKQLAEEDEARGLRGREAGSRRRCVSSTPCWLTSGRASSCARRPVAEGTRPQTPRGTRHLQPPGILWEAPASPRRSLVSTPQWPRSPAAGVSLMPPPAAPSPLETHQRRVVLGPWRGVLPGTWMPVMSWPPTTLWAPSPHWCWEALRP from the exons ATGAGAAGCCAGGAGAGTGTGAGGGGCAGCCGGTGGCAAGGCCCAGAATCGATGGGCCGAGGCAGCCGGAAGGTCCTGAGAATCTGG TTCAGCAAGATGTCGGTGAAGGAGGGCGCGCAGCGCAAGTGGGCAGCGCTGAAGGAGAAGCTGGGGCCTCAGGACTCGGACCCCACGGAGGCCAACCTGGAGAGCGCTGAGCCCGAGCTGTGCATCCGGCTGCTGCAGGTGCCCTCCGTGGTCAACTACTCGGGGCTTCGCAAGCGGCTGGAGAGCAGCGACGGGGGCTGGATGGTGCAGTTCCTGGAGCAGAGCGGCCTGGACCTCCTGCTCGAGGCCCTGGCGCGCCTGTCGGGCCGCGGTGTGGCCCGCATCGCCGACGCCCTGCTGCAGCTCACCTGCATCAGCTGCGTGCGCGCCGTCATGAACTCCCAGGAGGGCATCCAGTACATCCTCAGCAACCAGGCCTACGTGCGCCAGCTCTCCCAGG CTCTGGACACGTCCAACGTGATGGTCAAGAAGCAGGTGCTGGAGCTGCTGGCGGCCCTGTGCGTCTACTCGCCCGAGGGCCACGCCCTGACCCTGGACGCCCTGGACCATTACAAG ACGGTGTGCAGTCAGCAGTACCGCTTCAGCGTCATCATGAACGAGCTCTCGGACAGCGACAACGTGCCCTACGTGGCCACCCTGCTCAGCGTGGTCAACGCCATCATCCTGGGCCCCGAGGACGTCCGTGCCCGCGCCCAGCTGCGCAGCGAGTTCATCG GGCTGCAGCTGCTGGACGTTCTGATGCGGCTGCG AGACCTGGAGGACGAGGACCTGCTCATCCAGCTGGAGGCCTTCAGGGAGGCCAAGGCCGAGGACGAAGAGGAGCTGCTGCGGGTCTTCGGGGGCGTCGACGTCAGCAGCCACCAGGAGGTCTTCGCCTCCCTCTTCCACAAG GTGAGCTGCTCCCCGGTGTCCGCCCACCTGCTGTCTGTGCTGCAGGGCCTCCTGCATCTGGAGCCCACCCTCCGCTCCAGCCAGCTGCTCTGGGAGGCCCTGGAGAGCCTGGTGAACCGAGCCGTGCTCCTGGCCAGTGACA cccaggagTGCACCCTGGAGGAGATGGTCGAGCGGCTCCTGTCCATCAAGGGGCGGCCCCGCCCTCACTCCCTGGACAAGGCCCACAAGGGTGTCCAGGTCAACCTCAGCCAGAGTCGAAGGGGCAGCTCCCCCCAAAACACCGGTGCCCCGACAGTGGGTGTCGGGGACCAGCAGCCAGCGGCAGCCCTCGCCGGCCTGCACGTTGCCAGCGTCCAGGGCGAGAGTGGCAGGACGGCGCCACAGCCCACAGCCCCGGAGCAGCTGgagcccaccccgcccccagctgcACCCCCCCTCCCTGGCACCGCAACctgtcccccgcccccgccccccccacctcctccacccccgcccctgccgAGCCTGGGGGCCGCgtttccctcacccccacctcccccactgcCTGGCCCTAGTGGGACCATACCCCCCCCGCCTCCACCCCCAGGCCTGGGgtgcccacccccgcccccgcccctgccgGGCACCTCCGGGCCCCCTGCAGCGGGCGGCATGGAGGAGATCACCGTGGCACACAGCCTGGGCTCCGCCTGGGTCCCCAGCCACCGGCGGGTGCAGCCCCCCACCCTGCGCATGAAGAAGCTGAATTGGCAGAAGCTGCCGTCCAGCGTGGCCCGAG AGCGCAGCTCTATGTGGGCGTCACTGAGCAGCCCGGACACTGAGATGGTGGAGCCTGACTTCTCCACCATCGAGCGGCTCTTCTCCTTCCCCGTGGCCAAGCCCAAGGAACAAGCAGTGGCCCCAGCCAGGAAGGAGCCCAAGGAG ATCACTTTTCTGGACTCCAAGAAGAGCCTGAACCTCAACATCTTCCTGAAGCAGTTTAGATG CTCCAACGAGGAGGTCACCGCTATGATCCGGGCTGGGGACACCACCAAGTTTGACGTGGAGGTTCTCAAGCAGCTCCGCAAGCTCCTTCCCGAGAAGCACGAG GTTGAACACCTGCGCTCCTTCACAGAGGATCGAGCCAGGCTGGCCAGCGCCGACCAGTTCTACCTACTCCTGCTGGACATCCCCTG CTACCAGCTCCGGGTCGAGTGCATGCTGCTGTGCGAGGGCACGGCCGTCGTGCTGGACATGGTGCGGCCCAAGGCCCAGCTACTGCTCGCCGCCTGCGAGG GCCTGCTCGCCAGCCACCGGCTGCCCGTCTTCTGCCTGCTGATCCTGAAAATCGGGAACTTCCTCAACTAC GGCAGCCACACCGGGGACGCGGACGGCTTCAAGATGAGCGCGCTGCTGAAACTCACAGAGACCAAGGCCCAGCAGGGCCGCGTCACGCTGCTGCACCACGTGCTGGAG GAGGTGGAGGAAAGCCACCCAGACCTCCTGCAGCTGCCCCAGGACCTGGAGCCGCCCTCCCGAGCGGCAGG GATAAACCTTGAGATCATCCAGTCGGAGTGCAGCAGTAACCTGAAGAAGCTTCTGGAGATGGAACGGAAGGTGTCTTCCTCCATCCCGGAGGTTCAGGAGCAGTACTCCCAACGCCTCCAG GCCGGCATCACGGCCTcccaggaggtggaggaggtgtTCCAGGCCATCAGGCAGAAGCAGCTGGAGCTGGCCACCTACCTGTGTGAGGATGCCCAGCAGCTGTCCCTGGAGGACACGCTCAGCACCATGAAGGCCTTCCGGGACCTCTTCATCCGCGCCCTGAAG GAGAACAGGGACCGGAAGGAGCGGGCGGCCAGGGCTGAGAGGAGGAAGCAGCTGGCGGAGGAAGACGAGGCCCGCGGGCTGCGGG GCAGGGAGGCGGGAAGCAGGAGGAGGTGTGTGTCATCGACGCCTTGCTGGCTGACATCAGGAAGGGCTTCCAGCTGCGCAAGACGGCCCGTGGCCGAGGGGACACGGCCGCAGACCCCCCGAGGAACAAGGCACCTG CAGCCACCAGGGATCCTGTGGGAGGCACCAGCCTCCCCACGTCGGAGCCTGGTCTCGACGCCGCAGTGGCCAAGGAGCCCCGCGGCTGGGGTCTCGCTGATGCCgcccccagcagcccccagcccacTGGAGACTCATCAGAGAAGGGTGGTCCTGGGCCCCTGGAGAGGCGTTCTTCCTGGTACATGGATGCCAGTGATGTCCTGGCCACCGACGACCCTCTGGGCCCCCAGCCCTCATTGGTGCTGGGAGGCACTCAGGCCCTGA